TACTTTCTCTCTTGAGGAAAACTGTGACAAAGCTACAAGAAGGCCCACATAAAGAATGTTTCAGTGTTATTTTAAGATGATATTAAACAATCCACCTAGCAAAATCCTCTTGAGCATAACATACTAGGGGAAAAAAGTTTCTCTTAAAGAGCTCATATGCTCATTTTATTAGAAAAGAGTTAACCCTTACTCTCATCTCAGTAAccttatatatttctattattgtaAATACCCTCACATTCTTTTTGGAATCAACTGACATATAAAAAAACAGCATTCAAAATCTCACCCTCCTTTTCCTTGCATTCATCTTTTGCTTCGATTCTTTGACAAAGGCATTATAGGACGGGATCTCTCCAGCATCAATGGCTTGCTGAATAATGTTCCTTATCCTGGGTTCATCTGTGTACTGCACACACAGCACAGACTCCATGATCTGATCCATGTCACCCTTGAAATCCAAATAGGCCTGTTTAATATCTGCCAGCTCTTCTTCAGAACCTTTGTATGTCTTTTCAAAAGCTTGAATGTCTTCTAGAGATATCTGAACAAATGAGAAACATATGCTTTAACtctgagaattttaaataaaaagtatactaGTAAAACTAGACTGAGGTGTTGAAAGTCCCAAGTACAACAGGTGCTTCAGTTGAAATTGTTGCAAGGAACCACACTTTCTATGCCAAAGCTTTTCCAGAGTTTTCCCTATTCCAACCTTCACAACTACTGAACTACAGACCAGGAAAATTTAAAGGAAGTTTCCCAGAACTCAACACTTACATGTCGATATGTAAAATAAAGCATTaccttataaaatattaaacctTTTCCCCTGCAACTGCTCTACatcaacaggaaattaaagaccCATTTCAGTAAAAGTACCTATGTTTGACGGTTAAACAGACTAATTCTTCTTCAAAGATATGTTATCTCCCGAAGAATACTTGCACATATGCGTATTTTAAGGTGAAACAGAAATTCCTCATTCCTACGCAACACAAAATGCAGTACCTTAAAACCATTCAATAaacgtttgttgaatgaatgaagagaacCACCACAAAGAAATTTCCAGGGTcctctacctttttaaaaagtaacctcCAGTACGTCTCCCAGTCCCGATCTTGGCTGAGCACATCAGAATCTTCGTCTACGGTTCCCTGTTCATCGTACAATGCTCTCTGCTCTTTGTCGCTCAAAACAGAATAGACTTTCCCGAGGATCTGCAGGTTAAGAGCAACAAAAAGTCACCCTCGCATCCCTCGTTGAAACCGCGCTgcgagaaataaaaattagaaaaacaccAGGCCATGTTGGGTGCACTCCGCCTGGAAAGCTCCGGGCGgccagaacacagagaaaaatgcAGGCGGCCAGTGGAGCCGGGACTTGCGCACCTGGAAGTGGCGGGTGGCGTCCTCTTTGTCGTCCTCGCCTACCCGGTCCGGATGCACCCGCAGGGATACCTTGTGGTAGCCGCGTCGGACCTCGTCGTCCGAGGCCTCGCGCCGCACGCCCAACACTCGGTAAAGGTCACTGGTACCAAACACTTCCTCACACAGCTCCAGTAACCCCATAGCCGGCAGGGACAGAGAGCGAGCGGCAACTCCACAGAAACTGCCCGTCCAAGCAACACAGCCTAGAGCTCCAGACTGCCCCCTTTTCCCGCGCAAAAAAAAACCCCCGCGGCCTACTGCGTCATAAAAAGCGCCCAATAGGCGTGGCACGACGTCGCACTCTACGGCAGCTGCAAAACAGGGGCGTGGCCAAGACTTAAAAGGAGATCGGAGCCGCGGCAGGAGCTTCCTCTCTTGTGGTTACCGGAGGCTCCGGTGCCAGACGCCCTCTACCCCTTACTCGAGAAACCTGGCGCTTATCTTCTCACCAGAGTCGCAGTGCAGTTCATTTAATATATGGCACGTCATACCACATCAAAACTACATACTGctgttttgtttgcctttttaaagtaaaaaactgCATAATAGCAGCTTTTGGCGATTTGACATGGTTCAACATTGttagatttgttctttttcagtgaTCCTGACAAGTGT
Above is a genomic segment from Mustela nigripes isolate SB6536 chromosome 4, MUSNIG.SB6536, whole genome shotgun sequence containing:
- the DNAJC9 gene encoding dnaJ homolog subfamily C member 9 isoform X1, which encodes MGLLELCEEVFGTSDLYRVLGVRREASDDEVRRGYHKVSLRVHPDRVGEDDKEDATRHFQILGKVYSVLSDKEQRALYDEQGTVDEDSDVLSQDRDWETYWRLLFKKISLEDIQAFEKTYKGSEEELADIKQAYLDFKGDMDQIMESVLCVQYTDEPRIRNIIQQAIDAGEIPSYNAFVKESKQKMNARKRRAQEEAKEAEISRKELGLDEGVDNLKSIIQPLATTMYLCLWIALCFESLCFNFLNRADKRIGKKKWTIFWLKWKQSTANLPKEEGKKRLSRKKRNNGIFSSEVLWC
- the DNAJC9 gene encoding dnaJ homolog subfamily C member 9 isoform X2, whose product is MGLLELCEEVFGTSDLYRVLGVRREASDDEVRRGYHKVSLRVHPDRVGEDDKEDATRHFQILGKVYSVLSDKEQRALYDEQGTVDEDSDVLSQDRDWETYWRLLFKKISLEDIQAFEKTYKGSEEELADIKQAYLDFKGDMDQIMESVLCVQYTDEPRIRNIIQQAIDAGEIPSYNAFVKESKQKMNARKRRAQEEAKEAEISRKELGLDEGVDNLKSIIQSRQKDRQKEMDNFLAQMEAKYCKPSKRGGKKTPLKKEKK